CATGTGGAATGAATTTTGAGTATAGGAAACCGGATAGCTTTGTAACACAAGAGCCATCTTGCCCGGAAGTGACTATAAAACTAGCCGGAGTGATGTCACAGAGAATAATGTTGCTTTTATGGCAGTGCTGGACAGCCAAAGTGATATCGGTGAGTATTTCGATAATTTGGAACCAGGTGAGCTGATTGTCCTTCTCATGCAAAAATTGTAGAAGAGGTTTTCCATgttcgaccataaacaagggtaaGGCACCACATGAAGAAGGATTCTTCAATGTTACAATGTTCCTATGTCCTTGACAGACAGTCACTGCTCTAGATATTTCTTGAAACTGTTCATAAGCACTATCTGTAGAATTTGTTTGCAGAATATCATTTAATGTCTTCTGCCTAAACAAATGCACCAGAATGTTACCATCTGGCATTGTTGCCTCAAATAATAAGACATTTTCTGCAGTTGTTGGTACTTGATCATGAAGGACCATATCTGGATAGGTAAGAGACAGCTTTTCACGAATGCATGTTTTCAAAAGGTCTTCATCCGCCACGATACAGCAGCTACCCAACTGAGAGATGTCAATACCATTTACATCCTCACTAAATAGCAATGGTGTAACAAAGTTTCTGACTTCAGCTACAGGATGGAAaactaattttttaaaaaaatgcttaaGGATAGTCATCAGCTTTTCATCCTTTTTTTTCACATCTTTGAGAAAGTCCCACATGACACCAAGTAATTTTACACTTAATGTTAATGcacctgaaaataaaaataatataaattactTTATAATTATTACTAAtactaattaaaggggttttacaatcTAAGAAATCTATGGcgtatccccaggataggccatcaatatgtaatTGGCGGGGGTTcgccggcacccccgccgatcaggtgATTTGAAGGGGCCCGCTCATACAAGCGCTCCTTTCCCTTTATTTCTGCTCGTACTGTTAATtaccaacacacttgtagcggaggttcacagtattacagtcttctattattcaagtgaataggagaaggttGTAACACTGTAAATCGCCGCAcaagtgtgtcgacgattcacagtaagagcagtgacagtaatgaaggggaagcaccgcggtcccttcaaaacagctggtggTCAGTGGGGGTGCTaagagtcggacccccatcgatcagatattgatggcctatcctgaagacaGGCCTTCATTTTCCTAGGACTGGAAACCCCATTTAAAGAATTGAATCAGTGAACAAAAAAAATCAGTTTTAGAGTGCATATTTGTGTGAGTTGGAAGAGTTGCACACCCTGCAGGCCATGTATGACTATTTGTGGCACAAAATAATGTATAAATGCAGGATAGCATAGCATGTGGCAAGGAAACGGAACAGTGTACATAGAGTGCACAAATGGAAGAGAGTCCATGGAAGAGACTCTCTtccatttgtgcactgtatgtacACTGTTCCGTTTCCTTGCCACATGCTATGCTATCCTGCATTTATACATTATTTTGTGCCACAAATAGTCATACAATGCCTTGTTTGTACACAGTATAGCAGTGTGTGCACAAAGCTTTGTAATCTCTGAGTGTTAAAACGTACCATCTTCAGATCCCATAAGAggctttttgtgtgtgtgtgtgtgtgtgtgtgtgtgtgtgtgtgtgtgtgtgtgtgtgtgtgtgtgtgtgtgtgtgtggccatTATCAGCATTATTAAAGGGGATTACCCACTatagacatacagtgaaggaaataagtatttgatcccttgctgattttgtaagtttgcccactgtcaaagacgtgaacagtctagaatttttaggctaggttaattttaccagtgagagatagattatatttaaaaaaaaacagaaaatcacattgccaaaattatatatatttatttgcattttgcacagagaaataagtatttgatccctttggcaaacaagacttaatacttggtggcaaaacccttgttggcaagcacagcagtcagacgttttttgtagttgatgatgaggtttgcacacatgttagatgggattttggcccactcctctttgcagatcatctgtaaatcattaagatttcgaggctgtctcttggcaactcggatcttcagctccctccataagtttccgatgggattaaggtctggagacttgctaggccactccatgaccttaatgtgcttctttttgagccactcctttgttgccttggctgtatgtttcgggtcattgtcgtgctggaagacccagccacgagccatttttaatgtcctggtggagtgaaggaggttgtcactcaggatttgacggtacatggctccatccattctcccattgatgcggtgaagtagtactgtgcccttagcagagaaacacccccaaaacataatgtttccacctccaagcttgacagtggggacggtgttctttgggtcataggcagcatttctcttcctccaaacacggcgagttgagttaatgccaaagagctcaatttttgtctcatctgaccacagcaccttctcccaatcactctcagaatcatctagatgttcatttgcaaacttcagacgggcctgtacatgtgccttcttgagcagggggaccttgcgggcactgcaggattttaatccattacgccgtaatgtgttaccaatggttttcttggtgactgtggtaccagctgccttgagatcattaacaacttccccccgtgtagttttcggctgagctctcaccttcctcaggatcaaggataccccacgaggtgaaatcttgcatggagccccagatcgatgtcgattgacagtcattttgtatgtcttccattttcttactattgcaccaacagttgtctccttctcacccagcatcttacttatggttttgtagcccattccagccttgtgcaggtctatgatcttgtccctgacatccttagaaagctctttggtcttgcccatgttgtagaggttagagtcagactgactaattgagtctgtggacaggagtcttttatacaggtgacgatttaagacagctgtctttactgcagacaccaagttgatttggagcgtgtaactggtctggaggaggctgaactcttaatggttggtaggggatcaaatacttatttctctgtgcacaatgcaaataaatatatatcattttgacaatgtgattttctgttttttttttttatatataatctatctctcactggtaaaattaacctagactaaaaattctagactgttcatgtctttgacagtgggcaaacttacaaaatcagcaagggatcaaatacttatttccttcactgtatgtagtatTTCAATATCTGCAATAAAGGTTTGATTGATAGGTATCATAGATTGTTTTAGAGAAAAGGTGACTGCACATTCATGGTCACCCTCCATAATAGTTAAAGGGATAAACGAGAACAAACGAGTATGCTCACACGGGTGTTTATGTAGCTTGCAAAGACCACAGTATTATGGAGAGTGGCTGCACATTTGCAGCCACTTGCAGGGGAAAATAGGCATTCAAAGGGCATTAATTAAAGTGATCAGCCCTCACCTGGAGTCAAGGGCCACATCTAAGGCAGATTGACCACCACTGTTTTAAATAAGTTAAGTAATTTTCTTCCTAACGTACATTGTCATCTCCAAACTACCTTCTTGGCTTACTTTTATCTCTATAATGATGAATGACTAACATAGTCACTGATAACTCAACTCACATTGTGTTAAACTCCTTATCAGAACCAGTTCCTTTGGGTTTTCAAAAAGTATACACAGCATCATATGCCTTAGTTGTCAAACTTTTGAGAAAAACAAGGAAAAGTCGATCCAGCGCTGTTTTGGTGCTTTAAAAGGGAAtcaatgttcccacttttattattATAGTGAAGAAGATAAAAATGAACAAATGAATGGACGCAGTTGCGAGGCAGTTTTAGAGTAGATTATGCTGAAGCCCACGCGTTTCGAACACTGTCagtgttcttaatcatggctagtaTTCACTGATGCTGGGGATCTCCTGGGTTTATAGTGTGGCTACATGAATGGGGCGGTATAGTTCTAAACAGGAACACCTGTAGTAATTAGCAATACACGTGGAAAGTAACCCTTGAGGGTCCACAAGGGAGCTGTTTGTGCAAAATGTATACTTTAATTGAATCAATAGTGGACAATTTGTCCTTTGGAGGACAATGTACAGGTTCTTAAACATTTgaaagattttattacatttggtTCGGTAATCTTTTAAGCCTACTACATAGTatgatttgtttatatatttctttatttgatttttttagtttttttttaggtggaCTCAGAAGTCGTGCTAGAAACTGACTTTTTGTATGGTGTCAGACCGTGTAAGTATATCTTCACCCCCaggaacacacacagcagtgaATACATgtaaaatttatatagatttagaAGACAAAGTCAAAAGAGTAAAATAGTGGAATCACATACCCCTGAAACAGGAAAATTACATGTAAACGAACTGAAAAGCAATACTATAAAGTATGTATCTAAAATAAACGGTTTTGTAACAATAAAAACAATGGTAGGAGCATATATACGTTAGTATGAATCTAGTCATTGATGTATTCCCCATGTTGTTAGTATATGCATTATTTTGCAATTTTAAAAACCGAACATGGTATCATATAGTGTAATACAATATAGATGTATTAATACAAATGCAAGTGTCACAGGATTTGGAAAGAACATAGAATACAAACTTTTGACCTTGATTCACTTCACTCACTTCATTAACTTCTCAATCATCAATAACTCTGTTCTCTGATCATACTGTTACAACTTTCCATATGACTATTATTTCTTTGCATGACCTTATAAAAATAAGTTGACCTCTGCTGTTCACAGAAAGCCTCTCATCTTTTCTCTCTACTGGATTGCGATTTTCAACCCAATGTATCTTCTCTTATATGCATCCAAGATGCTAGAATGTATTCTCTAAAACAGATAAAACTCTTATGCCCTTGGTAGTGCTTACGACCACAACACCAGACTatcgctatcacatgggtgaaTCATGCATCAATACTGGCAGTGAATAAAAGGAACAAGTTACTCACCAGTGGATAAGTGTAACCGAACACTGAAGGCAGTAGAAGATTGAGACGATACACAAAGAGAGAGTGGATTACAGACAAACGCCATTCAAGCAGTTAACAGACATATAGACAATGAATAAGAAACAACAGCATTCACTGACCCCATCTGAATACCATCCCACTGCAGGgcaagacaacagcttggcagcagaccaaatgcacaggaaaggcaaacaacacAGTGGAACTAGTGATCCCAGGAAACACATAAACCACTacacaaaaactagatctctcagaggaccaacagttcttacagtacaaacaaacacatagacaagaaccaagtagaatctggaaagagtttagTACATGTCAGAAACAGTTCTGTGTAAACACAAGCCTGGCCATGGGAAAATGCCCCATGtttaatggacaagaaacagctgGCTTCCTGCCAGCTGCTCTGTCCTGTTTGACAAACCAGAAGGGGCAAAGAATCTCCTTTGATCCTCTGTTTCCTCCACTGCAGGAGGGGTCATAAATGACCAGTTAGCTGAAGGCTGTTCCCACCacctgcccacccctgtatgttcaTGGGTTTGGCACGGTAATGTCATACAGGAGTGCACTCACTGGGTCTAAATAGTGCTGATGCATTACACCAGCCCTCACCTGAGGAGAGCATCACACCAGCCCCACCTGATTAGAAGCTTCATACCACCAAGGAAGCCTAAACCTAATCCaacagaagctacacaccaccaaCCATTCCACTGCAGCCACTAAGAGCTACAGGCCACAGTAATAAGGAATTTCTGGATAAGACTAGCCGTCTAAGTATCAATTAGTATCCTAACCTTCACCTCCCAGTGCTCAGCAGCTAGCTGAATTAACCATATCCTACACTACCATAACCCTGCACTACAGCAACCCTTTATTCCTACAGTTAACCCTATCCTCCTCAAGTTTAATTACCCCACTGTATTTTGCATAGTATTCATTTACTTAATTCATATTGAAAGTTATGTTTTgaagtatactgatactatatcgTGATTATATACATATTGTGTATATACTGTGTTTTATAGCTAGTATTATTACTGTTGGTTAATAAACCTTGCTTTATTTACTATAAAATTGTCTTGTGAATCACCGCGCGCACACACTTAGTTAATGAGGCAATAGGAAGTGTAGGTACAAGGGAAAAAGTAGGAAAGCTAGGAATAATAGTAATAGTGGGGGACACTAGCCCAGTACCCCTCACCATATCTGAACCCTCCTTTTACAGCATCCATAATACCTGTGTGAAAATACTTTATAGAAATACGGATGAGTTAAAACCTCCATAGAATAGCATTGGTTGCATATTCTGGACCTACTCGGGCACAGAGTAACGGGCACAGACTAAAGAGCCAACACTcaagccccatgcacatgaccgtaaaaaaactctgtaattgcggaccgcgatATGGTCCGCTATTACGGAcctgcccggttctattggccacggacacctttctgtagtgctacggaaaggtgtccatgaaGTAAAACTGTGCCGGGAAATGTGGAGCATATCCTACTTTTCtgtatttgcgggccgtgctcccatactttgtatgggagtacggcacggattgcaggcacggccggccgctgcgtCATGATTATGGgctcggccgtgtgcatgaggcctcacaaaTGTGAAAAAGCTTCTGATCATGTATATAATTGATGATAGTTGAGGGCAGACACCCCAATTAGATTGACTCCCATAGTTTATTTTCTCCTGGGTATTGCTTTAGTTTGGTTTACCTTTGGTGTAATTTTCCTGAATATACTCCGTTGCCCGTTCCACTACATCAAGATAAATTTCCTGATGCTTGTCTCTGACTGAATCACATATTTGATAGAAAAACAGCATGCATGACTCTGTGTAATTTTTCTCAAAGATCTGAAAAAATAAGTTCAAATCATTATTTTAATatgacaacaattttttttacaatgatttATCATATTGAACTACTACACTATACATGACAGGATAATTATATGTGATATGTGCCAAACATATAATTAGTCTTCAAAGTTTTTAGAATATTATTAGATCATTCTTGTACTGTCGTGCTTTAAGTCCCGTAAACATTGCAGAATTGCCTCAAATTTCACAAATCCCCGGCAATGTACAGTACAACACATGTGTATGggattttcaaaaccccatccacacatTATGGAGTTTTTCCTTAAGGAAATATAAGTATGCTCAATCTTTTGTGGAAATCTCACTGATTTCCAACACGCATTTCACCCTTTCAATGTATaggatgaaatctgcagtgaataaACAGGAAAATCGCCAACGGATTTGACACGGACTTCTGGACAGCCAAAGACCCCCGGCACACGATGTGTATTATGTGCAGATTTGTCACGTACATATTCCTACagaaatctgcagtgtaatacattgccagcaaagtaaatgagcctCTGACGGTAATAACTTAGATTTAATTATTAATAGGGTGCTCATGTGTGTCACATGCACACACAATCCGCTCTGAGCCCAGCCgtcagtcagctggactgacagATTCATGTTAAAGCGCAGAAATGCAGATTCTATGCAAAGTGGATGCACAGAAGTTACATCTCAAAGACTAtgcaaaattaatttaaaaaaatatgaaaattgaTGTTTAGCCcaaaatacattcatttaaaataaataataattaaaaaatgatagtataggtttccatagcctttaagaacaACCCATTAGTTAAGCCCTACCCTTCACCCATCTGCTATCTGAAGATTGAAAAGATCAGAAGAAAAGTAACACCTTTATCCTCTGCAAGATTTCTAAAAGACTGTTTCAGGGACATGCAGAAAATCCTGTAAATGGGCAACTTTTCATTattttgaaaactgtgaggatacTTTGGTACATTGCAAAATtgcattacttttttattatacTAAGAATAACTTTTACTTACAGAAACTGTGTTACCACTTTAACccctattttttttcccttaaagTGGTCAGGTACAGTTTGTTTTTATGTGTCTACATTTTATACAatcattaaaaatataaaaatgaccaCATACCTATACAatgaaacctctttgagatgaccacccaaaattgcacagAAAAATTGTGTTTTATGGGTATGGTCCTCTCTAAGAAAAAAGTACTCAGAATGCAGGTTAAAGTGTGTAATGCAGTCAGCAAACATGTACAGCAAACATATACAGCACAAAAAATAATACCCCTCACGttcttagtccccagcatggctcccatcctattcctagtccccaggatgtctcccctctcattcctagtccctagTCTAATTCTAAGTCTCCAGCATGGCACCCCTCAAAATCTTGTTCCCCTCTTGGTCCCCAGCATAGCTCCCCTCTCATTGCTGGTCCCCATTAGGGCTCCACTCTCATTCTtactccccagcatggctcccctcttatTGCTGGTCTCCATTAGGGCAATACTGTCATTCCTAATCCCCAGCATGGCACCCCTCTAAATTTTGTTCCCCAGCATGGTTTCTCTCTTGGTCCCCAGTATTACTCCCCTCCCATTCCATGTCTCCATTAGGGCTCGCCCTCACATTTCTAGTCCAGTATACAGTGCAGCTTGACGTGGGCTGCACCCTTCTCTGACAACCTCCCTCCTACTCCCTCCTTTCCTATGATGCTCCGTGGTGCCAACGCTCTTCCTCCTGTTCTCTCTGCCCCAATGAGGCAGTGCAATGCTAGCAGCTTCTCTCCCCTGATGTGCCAAGCAAGTCCCTGCCTCCTGCTCTCTCCAATCCAGTAATGCGACACGGTTCTTCATCAAGATGACTTACAGCGCATATAACATTTTGTGGCCTTACCTTTTCAGTAATGATCACAACAAAGATGTGCTTTATATCCCAAGGCAGATTGATTAAATATTTAACCACTGTATTCATGCCTGTCGACTTTCTAATGTCTCGAAAATCATTTTGATCCAGCAAAGATATGCAGTTTTCCAGCATTTGTACATGTgcgtcatttttttccaatcgtTTTGGCCAAGTCTTGATTCTTGCAATCATGGAAATGGTGAGTTTGAGATAATTATTTTGGTAGAGTTGTTGAAATGGTTTTGGGCTGGTTTTGTACCATTTTAGGGTCAGAGCCTTAACATGGTACTTTAAGTCACTATCGTTGCATTTATAGAGCCTGATGTAAATGGCGGCTAATATCCAGAAGTACAGCTTTTCATAGTAGCTGTTTATTTCACCATTCTTCATGTAATCCTTTTCTAGCAGTATTCTGACTTCAGTTTCAAACCTCAGCAAGCTGAAATCTCTATAAAAATGTTTAATACCCTTCTGGATTATTTTGGTCAGTGTTCTGGCAGCAAAATGACTGATCTTCTTTTCGTAGTGGTGACAATGACTCAGGAGTACATCTGGAGATGTTGTAGACTTAAGGTCTTCAAGGTGTAAACCATCATCTgtttaaaaacaaaaaggaaCATTTTACTAAAAATAATCAATTTCTTAaaagattaataaaaataaaacaactagAATTCACTAAACTCCAAATATTTCTCCAGACACAACCTTCTTTTCAGGGCCAGC
The nucleotide sequence above comes from Rhinoderma darwinii isolate aRhiDar2 chromosome 11, aRhiDar2.hap1, whole genome shotgun sequence. Encoded proteins:
- the LOC142662955 gene encoding uncharacterized protein LOC142662955, giving the protein MDDGLHLEDLKSTTSPDVLLSHCHHYEKKISHFAARTLTKIIQKGIKHFYRDFSLLRFETEVRILLEKDYMKNGEINSYYEKLYFWILAAIYIRLYKCNDSDLKYHVKALTLKWYKTSPKPFQQLYQNNYLKLTISMIARIKTWPKRLEKNDAHVQMLENCISLLDQNDFRDIRKSTGMNTVVKYLINLPWDIKHIFVVIITEKIFEKNYTESCMLFFYQICDSVRDKHQEIYLDVVERATEYIQENYTKGALTLSVKLLGVMWDFLKDVKKKDEKLMTILKHFFKKLVFHPVAEVRNFVTPLLFSEDVNGIDISQLGSCCIVADEDLLKTCIREKLSLTYPDMVLHDQVPTTAENVLLFEATMPDGNILVHLFRQKTLNDILQTNSTDSAYEQFQEISRAVTVCQGHRNIVTLKNPSSCGALPLFMVEHGKPLLQFLHEKDNQLTWFQIIEILTDITLAVQHCHKSNIILCDITPASFIVTSGQDGSCVTKLSGFLYSKFIPHGEKDDPCQVYIDEYNSICVEGEFKQRHAAYFSAPETLTGNYFSKSTEVWMLAATFYSILLYGRRPFEELSHLSTSWFVREITSCHRPHIPGYFHLDLWKIISANLNHTICHRMSIESVLEELNTLKSELGAKCNEIYHVKTVCPCINLEDIQTVYMDLKGDIIEDGEEESTKKVYRDYCKRKDRLYELVSVRKGQKARTTIKTLNHVNILPVEVITTDSYTTRLVSFPFDSHSCILKRNDCNISLDELLSYFEQMVTALQYLHSQNILHCDLRCSYIYIDPEKGTLKLGHFGRAVLLEKHQRCVLKIMPSDAAPW